From one Streptomyces sp. 846.5 genomic stretch:
- a CDS encoding aliphatic sulfonate ABC transporter substrate-binding protein, whose translation MSALPRTRIRRSLAVAGAGLAAVGLLSACGYGSKSTTSSAATQAAASGSATGAKLSADTVHIGYFANLTHATPLIGIQNGQFQKDLGSTTIKTQIFNAGPSEIEALNSGAIDIGWIGPSPSINGYVKSKGTALKIISGATTGGAELVVNPAKIKSVADLKGKKIATPQLANTQDVALLNFLSTKGFKVDAKSGKGDVSVVRTDNSLTPTAYQTGAIDGAWVPEPTASKLVAEGAKVLVDEKSLWPDGKFVSTNVIVSQTFLKAHPDVVEAVLKASVDTNAWIIANPAEAKTDANTALTALTKKALSTKVLDSAWSELSVTNDPLAASLQSEADHAVTAGLLTKPDLTGIYDLTLLNKVLTAAGQPTVSAAGLGAQ comes from the coding sequence ATGTCTGCTCTCCCCCGCACCCGCATCAGACGTTCTCTCGCCGTGGCCGGCGCCGGCCTGGCCGCTGTCGGTCTGCTCAGTGCCTGCGGCTACGGCTCCAAGTCGACCACGTCGTCCGCCGCCACCCAGGCTGCCGCCTCCGGTTCGGCGACCGGCGCCAAGCTCTCCGCGGACACGGTCCACATCGGCTACTTCGCCAACCTGACCCACGCGACGCCGCTGATCGGGATCCAGAACGGGCAGTTCCAGAAGGACCTGGGCTCGACCACCATCAAGACCCAGATCTTCAACGCCGGCCCCTCCGAGATCGAGGCGCTGAACTCCGGCGCCATCGACATCGGCTGGATCGGCCCCTCCCCGTCGATCAACGGGTACGTGAAGTCCAAGGGCACCGCGCTGAAGATCATCTCCGGCGCCACCACCGGCGGCGCGGAGCTGGTGGTCAACCCCGCGAAGATCAAGAGCGTCGCGGACCTCAAGGGCAAGAAGATCGCCACGCCGCAGCTGGCCAACACCCAGGACGTGGCGCTGCTCAACTTCCTGTCCACCAAGGGCTTCAAGGTGGACGCCAAGTCCGGCAAGGGCGACGTCTCGGTGGTCCGCACCGACAACTCGCTGACCCCGACGGCCTACCAGACCGGTGCCATCGACGGTGCCTGGGTGCCCGAGCCCACCGCCTCCAAGCTGGTGGCGGAGGGAGCAAAGGTGTTGGTCGACGAGAAGAGTCTGTGGCCGGACGGCAAGTTCGTGTCCACCAACGTGATCGTCTCGCAGACCTTCCTCAAGGCCCACCCCGACGTGGTGGAGGCGGTGCTGAAGGCGTCCGTGGACACCAACGCCTGGATCATCGCCAACCCGGCCGAGGCCAAGACCGACGCCAACACCGCGCTGACCGCGCTCACCAAGAAGGCCCTGTCCACCAAGGTCCTCGACTCGGCCTGGTCCGAGCTGTCCGTCACCAACGACCCGCTGGCCGCCTCGCTGCAGAGCGAGGCCGACCACGCGGTCACCGCCGGCCTGCTCACCAAGCCCGACCTGACCGGGATCTACGACCTGACCCTGCTCAACAAGGTCCTCACGGCAGCCGGGCAGCCGACCGTCTCCGCCGCCGGCCTCGGCGCGCAGTAG
- a CDS encoding MMPL family transporter, giving the protein MFHRIGRTVVRHPVWTIVAWVVAAVVIAMTAPTLASNSDESSFLPKSYESIQAMTLQQKAFPAAFTPAAEALFQRTDGQALTAADKATIASVTTALNKETIKDVQGVFQGAYSADGKYGLSLVKMDDKSNGQPSQADAAKALRADLATLTKGTDINAKLGGSAAQVLDQQDASKRGQSLIGIGTFVIIIVAMVLIFRSPLMAILPLVLIGVVAMAANGLIADITKLLGLSSNSSVSGILIVVLFGVGTDYILFLMFRYRERLRAGDDAKEAMITAVGRVGEAIASAAGAVIIAFLALSLSSVSFLKQMGPALAISVGVTLIAGLTLVPAVFSLIPPRVLFWPSKKWQIEPQGSAFAKVGRGVQRRPALVALVSGLLMVALALVATSYKASFDFASSSMPKTKESMVVQDTITKAFSAGAAQPTQVYLSSENGSPLDKSAVTAFGQKLTTVAGVNTVAPVQFNKDGSTASFSVILKYDPQSSQAMNTVDSIRSVAHANAPNGDKALVGGISAVYKDINKAINHDYLVVFPVAGLLIMLILGLMLRSVVAPWYLMASVGLGFAATLGATVLIFQHIQNQSGLMFMLPVFMYLFVVAIGTDYNILMISRLREEAREGREPREAASQALRHAGPTVAAAGAILAGTFASMMLAGNTLFSEMGFSISFGIVIAAFVMAMFFTPSLTALIGHAAWWPGRADRHAGSGESLVVAGNVPAALEESDDVDSASRR; this is encoded by the coding sequence ATGTTTCATCGGATAGGACGCACCGTCGTGCGTCACCCGGTCTGGACGATCGTGGCGTGGGTCGTCGCGGCCGTCGTGATCGCCATGACGGCGCCGACGCTGGCGTCCAACAGTGACGAGAGCAGCTTCCTGCCGAAGAGCTACGAGTCCATCCAGGCGATGACGCTCCAGCAGAAGGCGTTCCCCGCCGCGTTCACCCCGGCCGCCGAGGCGCTGTTCCAGCGCACCGACGGCCAGGCGCTGACCGCGGCCGACAAGGCCACCATCGCCTCCGTCACCACCGCGCTCAACAAGGAGACCATCAAGGACGTCCAGGGAGTCTTCCAGGGCGCCTACTCCGCCGACGGCAAGTACGGCCTCAGCCTCGTCAAGATGGACGACAAGAGCAACGGCCAGCCCTCGCAGGCGGACGCCGCCAAGGCGCTGCGCGCCGATCTGGCGACGCTGACCAAGGGCACCGACATCAACGCCAAGCTCGGCGGCTCGGCGGCGCAGGTCCTGGACCAGCAGGACGCGTCCAAGCGCGGGCAGTCGCTGATCGGCATCGGCACGTTCGTCATCATCATCGTGGCGATGGTGCTGATCTTCCGGTCCCCGCTGATGGCGATCCTGCCGCTGGTGCTGATCGGCGTGGTGGCGATGGCCGCCAACGGTCTGATCGCGGACATCACCAAGCTGCTCGGACTGTCGTCCAACTCCTCGGTGTCCGGCATCCTCATCGTGGTGCTGTTCGGCGTCGGCACCGACTACATCCTCTTCCTGATGTTCCGTTACCGAGAGCGGCTGCGGGCGGGTGACGACGCCAAGGAAGCCATGATCACGGCGGTCGGCCGGGTCGGCGAGGCCATCGCATCCGCCGCCGGCGCGGTCATCATCGCCTTCCTGGCGCTCTCGCTCTCCTCGGTCTCCTTCCTCAAGCAGATGGGCCCGGCGCTGGCCATCTCGGTCGGGGTCACCCTGATCGCGGGGCTCACCCTGGTCCCCGCCGTCTTCTCGCTGATCCCGCCGCGGGTGCTGTTCTGGCCGTCCAAGAAGTGGCAGATCGAGCCGCAGGGCTCCGCCTTCGCCAAGGTCGGCCGCGGCGTGCAGCGCCGTCCCGCGCTGGTGGCGCTGGTCTCCGGCCTGCTGATGGTCGCGCTGGCGCTCGTCGCCACCAGCTACAAGGCCAGCTTCGACTTCGCCTCCAGCTCCATGCCGAAGACCAAGGAGTCGATGGTCGTCCAGGACACCATCACCAAGGCCTTCAGCGCCGGCGCCGCCCAGCCCACCCAGGTCTACCTGAGCAGCGAGAACGGCTCGCCGCTGGACAAGAGCGCGGTGACCGCGTTCGGCCAGAAGCTCACCACGGTCGCGGGCGTGAACACGGTGGCCCCGGTGCAGTTCAACAAGGACGGCAGCACCGCCAGCTTCTCGGTGATCCTCAAGTACGACCCGCAGAGCTCGCAGGCCATGAACACCGTCGACAGCATCCGCTCGGTCGCCCACGCCAACGCGCCCAACGGGGACAAGGCGCTGGTCGGCGGTATCTCGGCGGTCTACAAGGACATCAACAAGGCGATCAACCACGACTACCTGGTGGTGTTCCCGGTCGCCGGGCTGCTGATCATGCTGATCCTGGGCCTGATGCTGCGCAGTGTGGTCGCGCCCTGGTACCTGATGGCCTCGGTCGGCCTCGGCTTCGCGGCCACGCTGGGCGCCACCGTGCTGATCTTCCAGCACATCCAGAACCAGTCGGGGCTGATGTTCATGCTCCCGGTGTTCATGTACCTGTTCGTGGTCGCCATCGGCACGGACTACAACATCCTGATGATCTCCCGGCTCCGCGAGGAGGCCCGTGAGGGCCGCGAGCCGAGGGAGGCCGCGTCGCAGGCGCTGCGTCACGCCGGGCCCACGGTGGCGGCGGCCGGAGCGATCCTGGCCGGCACCTTCGCCAGCATGATGCTCGCCGGGAACACCCTGTTCTCGGAGATGGGCTTCTCGATCAGCTTCGGCATCGTGATCGCGGCCTTCGTCATGGCGATGTTCTTCACCCCCTCGCTGACCGCGCTGATCGGGCACGCCGCCTGGTGGCCCGGCCGCGCCGACCGGCACGCCGGCAGCGGCGAGAGCCTCGTGGTGGCGGGCAACGTCCCGGCCGCCCTGGAGGAGAGCGACGACGTGGACTCCGCCTCGCGGAGGTAG
- a CDS encoding MarR family transcriptional regulator, translated as MTDQAVHTRTPGALLSAAALGSFRANGLFLEAAEQLSRPIGLTAARWQVLGAVLVEPLTVAGIARTMGITRQSVQRLADLLVEQGLAEYRPNPAHRRAKLILATDEGRAAVHAIGPAHGELARELVDRLGPQRLAEAVAALEALSDAMESILGGPKQ; from the coding sequence ATGACCGACCAGGCCGTCCACACGCGCACGCCCGGCGCCCTGCTCTCCGCCGCCGCGCTGGGCTCCTTCCGGGCCAACGGCCTGTTCCTGGAGGCCGCAGAACAGCTGTCCCGCCCGATCGGGCTCACCGCCGCCCGCTGGCAGGTGCTGGGCGCGGTCCTGGTCGAGCCGCTCACCGTCGCCGGCATCGCCAGGACCATGGGCATCACCCGCCAGAGCGTCCAGCGGCTGGCCGACCTGCTGGTCGAACAGGGTCTGGCCGAGTACCGGCCCAATCCGGCGCACCGACGCGCCAAGCTGATCCTGGCCACCGACGAGGGCCGCGCCGCCGTCCACGCCATCGGACCGGCCCACGGCGAGCTGGCCCGGGAGCTGGTCGACCGCCTCGGCCCGCAGCGGCTGGCGGAGGCCGTGGCCGCGCTGGAGGCACTGTCCGACGCTATGGAGTCCATCCTCGGGGGCCCGAAGCAGTGA
- a CDS encoding ABC transporter ATP-binding protein, with protein sequence MASVVTDQLPSPALATEPPAVTLDHVSKSFGRAGAEHPVLDDISLSVAPGEFVCLLGASGCGKSTLLNLVAGLDRPSSGTIEVPGGRAALMFQEHALFPWLTAGQNIELALRLRGLPRAERRPEAERLLELVRLGGAYRKRVHELSGGMRQRVALARALAQDAKVLLMDEPFAALDAITRDVLHEELTRIWAETSISVVFVTHNVREAVRLAQRVVLLSSRPGRIAREWRIDLPQPRRIEDAAVADLSIEITDQLRGEIRRHVQH encoded by the coding sequence ATGGCTTCGGTAGTCACCGACCAGCTGCCCAGCCCCGCCCTCGCCACGGAACCGCCCGCCGTGACGCTCGACCACGTCAGCAAGTCGTTCGGCCGCGCCGGCGCAGAACACCCCGTGCTCGACGACATCAGCCTCAGCGTCGCCCCCGGCGAGTTCGTCTGCCTCCTGGGCGCTTCCGGCTGCGGCAAGTCGACCCTGCTCAACCTGGTCGCCGGGCTGGACAGGCCCAGCAGCGGCACCATCGAGGTGCCCGGCGGCCGCGCCGCGCTGATGTTCCAGGAGCACGCGCTCTTCCCCTGGCTGACCGCCGGGCAGAACATCGAGCTCGCACTGCGGCTGCGCGGCCTGCCGCGCGCCGAGCGCCGCCCCGAGGCCGAGCGGCTGCTCGAACTGGTCCGCCTCGGCGGCGCCTACCGCAAGCGGGTGCACGAGCTCTCCGGCGGCATGCGCCAGCGCGTGGCACTGGCCCGCGCGCTCGCCCAGGACGCCAAGGTGCTGCTGATGGACGAGCCCTTCGCCGCTCTCGACGCCATCACCCGCGACGTGCTGCACGAGGAGCTCACCCGGATCTGGGCGGAGACCTCCATCTCCGTCGTCTTCGTCACCCACAACGTCCGCGAGGCCGTTCGGCTGGCCCAGCGGGTGGTGCTGCTGTCCTCCCGGCCCGGACGGATCGCCCGCGAGTGGCGGATCGACCTGCCGCAGCCGCGCCGTATCGAGGATGCCGCGGTCGCGGACCTCTCCATCGAGATCACCGACCAGCTCCGAGGGGAGATCCGCCGCCATGTCCAGCACTGA
- a CDS encoding ABC transporter permease, with product MSSTEQLTETAPEGAADGVDSGVVVDKAADAAALGAGLDALETQTFERASLRSVLVSKVVPPLVAIALVLLLWQLAYAAHIKRPDLLPSPLDVWNSLYDQWLQGTILGTIWTSLSRGALGFLASVVIGTPLGLVVAKVKPVRAAIGPILSGLQSIPSVAWVPAAVIWFGLSNATIYAVVLLGAVPSIANGLVAGVDQIQPLYLRAGRTLGATGLRGIWFVLLPAALPGYLAGLKQGWAFAWRSLMAAELIASSPALGLGLGQSLENAREVQDMPGVLSTILLILLVGIGIELLIFAPLERRVLRSRGLLVARR from the coding sequence ATGTCCAGCACTGAGCAGCTGACCGAAACCGCCCCGGAGGGCGCCGCGGACGGTGTCGACAGCGGCGTCGTCGTCGACAAGGCCGCCGACGCCGCGGCCCTGGGCGCCGGCCTCGACGCACTGGAGACCCAGACCTTCGAACGCGCCTCGCTGCGCTCCGTCCTGGTCAGCAAGGTCGTCCCGCCGCTGGTCGCGATCGCGCTGGTGCTGCTGCTCTGGCAGCTCGCCTACGCGGCCCACATCAAGCGGCCCGACCTGCTGCCCAGCCCGCTCGACGTCTGGAACAGCCTCTACGACCAGTGGCTCCAGGGCACCATCCTCGGCACCATCTGGACCTCGCTGTCGCGCGGCGCCCTCGGCTTCCTGGCCTCCGTGGTCATCGGCACGCCGCTGGGCCTGGTGGTCGCCAAGGTCAAGCCGGTGCGGGCGGCCATCGGGCCGATCCTGTCCGGCCTGCAGTCGATCCCCTCGGTCGCCTGGGTCCCGGCCGCCGTCATCTGGTTCGGGCTCAGCAACGCCACCATCTACGCCGTCGTGCTGCTCGGCGCCGTCCCCTCCATCGCCAACGGCCTGGTGGCCGGCGTGGACCAGATCCAGCCGCTGTATCTGCGCGCCGGACGCACGCTGGGCGCCACCGGGCTGCGCGGCATCTGGTTCGTGCTGCTCCCGGCCGCGCTGCCGGGCTACCTGGCCGGTCTGAAGCAGGGCTGGGCCTTCGCCTGGCGCTCGCTGATGGCAGCCGAGCTGATCGCCAGCTCGCCCGCGCTGGGGCTGGGCCTCGGGCAGTCGCTGGAGAACGCCCGCGAGGTCCAGGACATGCCGGGGGTGCTCTCCACCATCCTGCTGATCCTGCTGGTCGGCATCGGCATCGAACTGCTGATCTTCGCCCCGCTGGAGCGACGGGTGCTCCGCTCACGCGGCCTGCTGGTGGCCCGTCGATGA
- the cysD gene encoding sulfate adenylyltransferase subunit CysD: MTTAADILTSESYGNPYALSHLDALEAEAVHIFREVAGEFERPVILFSGGKDSIVMLHLALKAFWPAQVPFALLHVDTGHNFPEVLEYRDRTVAEHGLRLHVAKVQDFIDDGRLRERPDGLRNPLQTVPLLDGIETGRFDAVFGGGRRDEEKARAKERVFSLRDEFGAWDPRRQRPELWSLYNGRHSPGEHVRVFPLSNWTELDVWQYIERENIELPAIYYAHEREVFQRNGMWLTAGGWGGPKAGETVERRLVRYRTVGDMSCTGAVDSDATTVADVVTEVAASRLTERGATRADDKVSEAAMEDRKREGYF, translated from the coding sequence GTGACCACCGCTGCCGACATCCTGACCTCCGAGTCCTACGGCAACCCGTACGCGCTCTCGCACCTGGACGCGCTGGAGGCCGAGGCCGTCCACATCTTCCGCGAGGTGGCCGGCGAGTTCGAGCGCCCGGTGATCCTCTTCTCGGGCGGCAAGGACTCCATCGTCATGCTGCACCTGGCGCTCAAGGCCTTCTGGCCGGCCCAGGTCCCCTTCGCGCTGCTGCACGTGGACACCGGCCACAACTTCCCCGAGGTGCTGGAGTACCGCGACCGCACCGTGGCCGAGCACGGTCTGCGGCTGCATGTCGCCAAGGTCCAGGACTTCATCGACGACGGCCGGCTGCGCGAGCGCCCGGACGGGCTGCGCAACCCGCTGCAGACCGTGCCGCTGCTGGACGGCATCGAGACGGGCCGCTTCGACGCGGTCTTCGGCGGCGGCCGCCGCGACGAGGAGAAGGCCCGCGCCAAGGAGCGGGTCTTCTCGCTCCGCGACGAGTTCGGCGCCTGGGACCCGCGCCGCCAGCGCCCCGAGCTGTGGTCGCTCTACAACGGCCGGCACTCCCCCGGCGAGCACGTCCGGGTGTTCCCGCTGTCCAACTGGACCGAGCTGGACGTCTGGCAGTACATCGAACGCGAGAACATCGAGCTCCCGGCCATCTACTACGCGCACGAGCGCGAGGTCTTCCAGCGCAACGGCATGTGGCTGACCGCGGGCGGCTGGGGCGGCCCCAAGGCCGGCGAGACCGTCGAGCGGCGCCTGGTGCGCTACCGCACCGTCGGCGACATGTCCTGCACCGGCGCCGTCGACTCCGACGCGACGACCGTCGCCGATGTGGTCACCGAGGTGGCCGCCAGCCGCCTGACCGAACGCGGGGCCACCCGGGCCGACGACAAGGTGTCCGAGGCCGCCATGGAAGACCGCAAGCGCGAGGGGTACTTCTAA
- a CDS encoding DJ-1/PfpI family protein has translation MTNSPAAPAPTVHLAVYDGLADWEAALAVAQLRSGTFQTEGTPHEVRTVGTSRSPVRTMGGLTVVPDLTLDELSPADSAMLIVPGGGGWEQGGHCAFPLKARQFLDAGVPVAAICGAVFGFAAEGLLDDRDHTGAAAEYLAMTGYHGGKRYQEADAVRDRGLITAGPTDSVAFAREIIAELGVWQPAVLDAWFRLFSRSETAAYGELMALVSAAA, from the coding sequence ATGACGAATTCACCGGCAGCCCCCGCGCCCACCGTCCATCTCGCCGTCTACGACGGCCTCGCCGACTGGGAGGCGGCCCTCGCGGTGGCGCAGCTGCGCAGCGGTACCTTCCAGACCGAGGGCACGCCCCATGAGGTCCGCACCGTCGGCACCAGCAGGAGCCCGGTCCGCACCATGGGCGGGCTGACGGTCGTCCCGGACCTGACGCTGGACGAGCTCTCCCCTGCCGACAGCGCCATGCTCATCGTCCCCGGCGGCGGGGGCTGGGAGCAGGGCGGGCACTGCGCCTTCCCGCTGAAGGCCCGTCAGTTCCTGGACGCCGGCGTCCCGGTGGCCGCGATCTGCGGGGCCGTCTTCGGCTTCGCCGCCGAGGGCCTGCTGGACGACCGCGACCACACCGGGGCCGCCGCCGAGTACCTGGCGATGACCGGCTACCACGGCGGCAAGCGGTACCAGGAGGCCGACGCCGTCCGCGACCGCGGGCTGATCACCGCAGGGCCGACCGACTCGGTGGCCTTCGCCCGCGAGATCATCGCCGAGCTCGGGGTCTGGCAGCCGGCTGTGCTGGACGCCTGGTTCCGGCTGTTCTCCCGCTCCGAAACCGCCGCCTACGGTGAGCTGATGGCCCTGGTCTCGGCGGCGGCATGA
- a CDS encoding RNA 2'-phosphotransferase: MSESTTDKRMVKTSKFLSLVLRHDPDRIGLTLDPAGWVEVSDLLAALAARGRPLTRAQLDLVVEQNDKRRFAFDPTGTRIRASQGHSVQVDLGYEDAEPPARLFHGTHPQALDAIRREGLRPMNRHAVHLSADTETATRVGARRGRPVVLSVDAARMAADGHRFRASANGVWLTDAVPPEYLTVDSILSK; encoded by the coding sequence ATGTCCGAATCCACAACCGACAAGCGAATGGTGAAAACCTCCAAGTTCCTCTCCCTGGTCCTGCGGCACGACCCCGACCGCATCGGCCTGACCCTCGACCCGGCCGGCTGGGTGGAGGTCAGCGACCTCCTCGCCGCGCTCGCGGCCCGCGGCCGCCCGCTCACCCGGGCCCAGCTCGACCTCGTCGTCGAGCAGAACGACAAGCGCCGCTTCGCCTTCGACCCGACCGGCACCCGGATCCGGGCCAGTCAGGGCCACTCGGTCCAGGTCGACCTCGGCTATGAGGACGCCGAGCCGCCGGCGCGGCTCTTCCACGGCACCCATCCGCAGGCGCTGGACGCGATCCGGCGCGAGGGCCTGCGCCCGATGAACCGGCACGCCGTGCACCTCTCCGCCGACACGGAGACCGCCACCCGGGTCGGCGCCCGCCGCGGCCGTCCGGTCGTCCTCAGCGTCGACGCCGCCCGCATGGCCGCCGACGGCCACCGTTTCCGGGCCAGCGCCAACGGCGTCTGGCTGACGGACGCCGTCCCGCCGGAGTACCTCACTGTCGACAGCATCCTGTCAAAGTGA
- the cysC gene encoding adenylyl-sulfate kinase — MTTTVDAATATAAAVAAAGATVWLTGLPSAGKTTIALALAERLRAEGHRVEILDGDEIRTFLSAGLGFSPEDRDTNIQRIGFVAELLASNGVKVLAPVIAPYAASRAAVADRHAQQGTPYLEVHVATPVEVCSERDVKGLYAKQAAGEISGLTGVDDPYEAPTAPDLRIQAHTQPVADSAAALHALLTERGLA; from the coding sequence ATGACCACCACCGTCGACGCAGCGACCGCCACGGCGGCCGCCGTGGCCGCAGCCGGCGCCACCGTGTGGCTCACCGGCCTGCCCAGCGCCGGGAAGACCACCATCGCGCTGGCCCTCGCGGAGCGGCTGCGCGCCGAGGGCCACCGGGTGGAGATCCTGGACGGCGACGAGATCCGCACCTTCCTCTCGGCCGGGCTCGGCTTCAGCCCCGAGGACCGCGACACCAACATCCAGCGGATCGGCTTCGTCGCCGAACTGCTGGCCTCCAACGGCGTCAAGGTGCTCGCCCCGGTGATCGCCCCCTACGCCGCCTCCCGCGCCGCCGTCGCCGACCGCCACGCGCAGCAGGGGACGCCGTACCTGGAGGTGCACGTCGCCACGCCGGTCGAGGTCTGCTCCGAGCGCGACGTCAAGGGCCTGTACGCCAAGCAGGCGGCCGGCGAGATCTCCGGCCTCACCGGGGTGGACGACCCCTACGAGGCCCCCACCGCACCCGACCTGCGCATCCAGGCGCACACCCAGCCGGTGGCCGACTCGGCCGCCGCCCTGCACGCACTGCTCACCGAGAGGGGACTGGCGTGA
- a CDS encoding sirohydrochlorin chelatase, producing MTTGTTLLLVAHGSRDPRHAATVTDLAALVRAQRPDLSVEVGYLDHCAPRIPQVLSRLQGQVVALPLLLNHAFHARSDIPAVLAETASQHPDLTIRQGVVLGPSPLLLDALDRRLAETGVHPSPRTGIVLAAAGSSDPAANAVTREVAAHWQRLRGWGAVEVAHASAAPPRVADAVAALRARGLTDIAVAPYLLAPGLLPDRIAAEASAAGVDTVAAPLGASPELARLLLHRHDQALRADARRTVLAA from the coding sequence ATGACCACCGGCACCACCCTGCTCCTGGTCGCGCACGGCAGCCGCGACCCGCGCCACGCCGCCACGGTCACCGACCTGGCGGCGCTGGTGCGGGCGCAGCGGCCCGACCTGTCGGTCGAGGTGGGCTATCTGGACCACTGCGCGCCCCGGATCCCGCAGGTGCTCTCCCGGCTGCAGGGCCAAGTAGTTGCTCTGCCGCTGCTGTTGAACCACGCCTTCCACGCCCGCAGCGACATCCCGGCCGTACTGGCCGAGACCGCGTCCCAGCACCCTGATCTGACCATCCGTCAGGGCGTGGTCCTGGGACCGTCCCCGCTGCTGCTGGACGCCCTGGACCGGCGGCTCGCCGAGACCGGCGTGCACCCCTCGCCCCGCACCGGCATCGTCCTCGCCGCCGCCGGCTCCTCCGACCCGGCCGCCAACGCGGTCACCCGCGAGGTCGCCGCCCACTGGCAGCGGCTGCGCGGCTGGGGCGCGGTCGAGGTGGCACACGCCTCCGCGGCCCCGCCCCGGGTCGCCGACGCGGTCGCCGCGCTGCGCGCCCGGGGTCTGACGGACATCGCCGTCGCCCCCTACCTGCTGGCCCCCGGCCTGCTCCCGGACCGCATCGCCGCCGAGGCGTCGGCGGCCGGCGTGGACACCGTCGCCGCACCGCTGGGCGCGAGCCCGGAACTGGCCCGACTGCTGCTGCACCGCCACGACCAGGCGCTGCGGGCCGACGCCCGGCGTACTGTGCTTGCCGCCTGA
- a CDS encoding GTP-binding protein gives MSTELHHSTPALETGSATALLRFATAGSVDDGKSTLVGRLLHDSKSILTDQLEAVTTASQNRGQDTPDLALLTDGLRAEREQGITIDVAYRYFATARRRFILADTPGHVQYTRNMVTGASTAELAVVLVDARNGVVQQTRRHAAVAALLRVPHVVLAVNKMDLVDYAEPVFAAIAEEFNAYAASLGVPDVTAIPISALAGDNVVEPSAHMDWYGGPTLLEHLETVPVGSDPSDEPARFPVQYVIRPQSAEHLDYRGYAGQLASGVLRAGDPVTVLPSGLTTTVAGIDVLGKQTDIAWAPQSVTVRLTDDIDVSRGDLIAAGPAPEPTQDVLATVSHLHERPLRVGDRVLLKHTTRTVRAIVKQLPYRIDIDSLDRVPDPEALQVNDIGQVVLRTAEPLALDRYAVNRQTGSFLLIDQADGTTLTAGMVGEAF, from the coding sequence ATGAGCACCGAACTGCACCACTCCACCCCTGCGTTGGAGACCGGGTCGGCGACCGCGCTGCTGCGCTTCGCCACCGCGGGCTCCGTCGACGACGGCAAGTCCACCCTGGTCGGCCGGCTGCTGCACGACTCCAAGTCGATCCTCACCGACCAGCTGGAGGCGGTCACCACTGCGTCCCAGAACCGCGGCCAGGACACCCCCGACCTGGCGCTGCTGACCGACGGCCTGCGGGCCGAGCGCGAGCAGGGCATCACCATCGACGTGGCCTACCGCTACTTCGCCACCGCCCGCCGCCGCTTCATCCTCGCGGACACCCCCGGCCACGTGCAGTACACCCGCAACATGGTCACCGGCGCCTCCACCGCCGAGCTGGCCGTGGTCCTGGTCGACGCCCGCAACGGCGTGGTCCAGCAGACCCGCCGGCACGCCGCGGTCGCCGCGCTGCTGCGCGTCCCGCACGTCGTGCTGGCCGTCAACAAGATGGACCTGGTCGACTACGCGGAGCCGGTCTTCGCCGCCATCGCCGAGGAGTTCAACGCCTACGCGGCCTCGCTCGGCGTGCCGGACGTGACCGCGATCCCGATCTCGGCGCTGGCCGGGGACAACGTGGTCGAGCCCTCCGCGCACATGGACTGGTACGGCGGCCCGACCCTGCTGGAGCACCTGGAGACGGTGCCGGTCGGCTCCGACCCCTCGGACGAGCCGGCCCGCTTCCCGGTCCAGTACGTGATCCGCCCGCAGAGCGCCGAGCACCTGGACTACCGCGGCTACGCCGGCCAGTTGGCCTCCGGCGTACTGCGGGCCGGCGACCCGGTGACGGTGCTGCCGTCCGGGCTGACCACCACCGTCGCCGGGATCGACGTGCTGGGCAAGCAGACCGACATCGCCTGGGCGCCCCAGTCGGTGACCGTCCGCCTGACCGACGACATCGACGTCTCCCGGGGCGACCTGATCGCGGCGGGCCCGGCCCCCGAGCCGACCCAGGACGTGCTGGCGACCGTCTCGCACCTGCACGAACGTCCGCTGCGGGTCGGCGACCGGGTACTGCTCAAGCACACCACCCGCACGGTCCGGGCGATCGTCAAGCAGCTGCCCTACCGTATCGACATCGACAGCCTGGACCGGGTGCCCGACCCGGAGGCCCTCCAGGTCAACGACATCGGCCAGGTGGTGCTGCGCACCGCCGAACCGCTGGCCCTGGACCGCTACGCGGTGAACCGGCAGACCGGATCGTTCCTGCTGATCGACCAGGCCGACGGCACCACGCTGACGGCCGGCATGGTCGGCGAAGCGTTCTGA